A single window of Salvelinus sp. IW2-2015 unplaced genomic scaffold, ASM291031v2 Un_scaffold4772, whole genome shotgun sequence DNA harbors:
- the LOC112077620 gene encoding actin-related protein 2/3 complex subunit 2-B — translation MVSISLKFYKELQEHGADELLKRVYGNFLVSPEACYNVSLIFDLDAVPANKEEVIHQAGMLKRNCFASVFEKYFKFQEEGKEGETRAVVHYRDDESMYLEAKKDRVTVVFSTVFKDDDDVILGKVFMQEFKEGRRASHTAPQVLFSHREPPLELKDTDAAVGDNIGYITFVLFPRHTNANARDNTINLIHTFRDYLHYHIKCSKAYIHTRMRAKTSDFLKVLNRARPDAEKKEMKTMSGKTFSR, via the exons ATGGTCAGCATCTCCCTCAAGTTCTACAAGGAGCTGCAGGAGCACGGAGCTGatgag CTGCTGAAGCGGGTCTATGGGAACTTCCTGGTTTCACCCGAAGCGT GCTACAACGTGTCCCTGATCTTTGACCTGGATGCGGTCCCGGCCAACAAGGAAGAAGTGATCCACCAGGCGGGCATGCTGAAGAGGAACTGCTTCGCCTCGGTGTTTGAGAAGTACTTCAAGTTCCAGGAGGAGGGCaaggagggagagacgagggCCGTGGTCCACTACAGAGACGACGAGTCCAT GTATCTGGAGGCCAAGAAGGACAGAGTGACGGTGGTGTTCAGCACTGTGTTCAAAGACGACGATGATGTCATCCTTGGGAAAGTGTTCATGCAG gaGTTTAAGGAGGGTCGGCGAGCCAGTCACACTGCCCCCCAGGTTCTGTTCAGCCACCGGGAGCCGCCCCTGGAGCTGAAGGACACTGACGCCGCTGTTGGCGACAACATCGGCTACATCACCTTCG TCCTGTTCCCACGTCACACCAATGCCAACGCCAGAGACAACACCATCAACCTCATCCACACCTTCAGGGACTACCTGCACTACCACATAAAGTGCTCCAAG GCCTACATCCACACACGTATGAGGGCTAAGACTTCTGACTTCCTCAAGGTGTTGAACAGGGCTCGACCCGACGCTGAGAAGAAGGAGATGAAGACCATGTC